A stretch of Henckelia pumila isolate YLH828 chromosome 4, ASM3356847v2, whole genome shotgun sequence DNA encodes these proteins:
- the LOC140863589 gene encoding protein CHROMATIN REMODELING 35 isoform X2: MDAAAERYYGDASAKRFPATSPSDLFRKGRKRIKLNEGIGYNDSTFSASWRFESEQKRKESYSKVLDYSDPLCSNNLLKDLDSGKFGSVTSDIKELLARRRKLLDSYYGKDSSLPYRRSDVQDKVASRATETTVPDVIDLDDDQEDGGNATVQRFTTSVQPPHLAGPVVVIDLDDDNDVRGENFTSPYVEVNLKPSGKLLMKDFLDKNFAQHQSSGEGNVCISGKTPLLLEDKSVSISGIDDNMEMDENSEMSETNSDGLGGIWNEMTVALEYSKEPNEVPDEYEAESEIECQHTFILKDDIGDVCRICGVIKRGIETIIEYNFSKSTRSTRTYHYEGRTSRDVVDILPDGFKPSGCDFTAAEIYPHPRHKKEMKPHQVEGFNFLVSNLVVENPGGCIMAHAPGSGKTFMIISFLQSFMAKYPSARPLVILPRGILAIWKKEFLRWQVEDIPLYDFYSVKADSRAQQLEVLKQWSEVRSILFLGYKQFSSIVCDTDNGKTTVACQQILLICPSILILDEGHTPRNQDTDVLTSLERVQTLRKVVLSGTLYQNHVKEVFNILNLVRPRFLKMETSKAVKRRILSRAEISTRRNLMKSGRENEFYELIEHTLLKDENYTRKVTVIQDLREMTKKVLHYYKGDNLDELPGLVDFSVFLQLSPWQQKEVKELKRLGRKFSINAQGSAIYAHPKLKALSQNSGVRDRIDEAKIDSILEKLDVSEGVKSKFYLNLLQLCASNGEKLLVFSQYLLPLKFLERLTSKMKGYRIGIEMFMITGDSDAETRESYMEKFNTSADARVFFGSIKACGEGISLVGASRIIILDVHLNPSVTRQAIGRAFRPGQVRKVYTYRLIARGSPEEADHTTCFRKESIAKLWFEWDEFNGHQNLEMETVNVNDCGDMFLEMERLNEDVTAVFKR, from the exons ATGGATGCAGCTGCTGAAAGATATTATGGGGATGCCTCTGCGAAAAGGTTTCCGGCCACTAGTCCAAGCG ATTTGTTCCGAAAAGGGCGGAAAAGGATAAAACTAAATGAGGGAATTGGGTACAATGACAGTACTTTCTCTGCTTCATGGCGATTTGAATCCGagcagaaaagaaaagaatcatATTCCAAAGTTTTAGATTACTCTGATCCACTATGTTCAAACAATTTGCTTAAAGACTTGGATTCTGGAAAATTTGGGAGTGTAACCAGTGATATTAAGGAGCTTCTTGCTCGAAGGAGGAAGTTATTGGACTCTTATTATGGAAAGGATTCTTCACTACCATACAGGCGTTCTGATGTGCAAGATAAAGTGGCATCAAGGGCAACTGAAACAACTGTGCCTGATGTCATCGACCTAGATGATGATCAAGAAGATGGAGGTAATGCTACAGTCCAAAGGTTTACTACATCTGTGCAGCCACCCCATCTGGCCGGTCCAGTTGTTGTCATTGATCTAGATGATGACAATGATGTCAGGGGTGAGAACTTTACTTCTCCATATGTGGAAGTGAACTTGAAGCCTTCTGGAAAGCTTCTTATGAAGGATTTTCTG GATAAAAACTTTGCTCAACACCAAAGTTCTGGAGAAGGAAATGTATGTATTTCTGGTAAAACCCCATTATTATTAGAAGATAAAAGTGTGTCTATTTCTGGTATTGACGACAACATGGAGATGGATGAAAATAGTGAAATGTCTGAAACCAATTCTGATGGTCTGGGTGGCATCTGGAATGAGATGACTGTTGCATTAGAGTATTCAAAG GAACCCAATGAAGTCCCCGATGAATATGAAGCTGAGAGTGAAATTGAATGCCAACATACTTTTATACTGAAAGATGATATTGGTGATGTTTGCCGCATTTGTGGGGTCATTAAGAGAGGAATTGAAACGATCATCGAGTACAACTTCTCCAAG AGCACAAGGAGCACAAGGACTTACCATTACGAAGGGCGTACATCCAGAGATGTAGTAGATATTCTTCCAGATGGATTTAAACCATCTGGTTGTGATTTCACTGCTGCCGAAATTTATCCACATCCACGACATAAGAAGGAGATGAAGCCACATCAAGTTGAGGGATTCAATTTTTTAGTAAGCAACTTGGTGGTAGAGAATCCTGGAGGTTGTATTATGGCACATGCTCCTGGTTCTGGTAAGACATTTATGATAATCAGTTTCCTTCAGAGTTTCATGGCAAAATATCCATCTGCCAGGCCTCTAGTTATTCTGCCGAGGGGAATTTTGGCCATTTGGAAGAAAGAATTTCTTAGATGGCAAGTTGAAGACATACCATTGTACGACTTCTACTCCGTCAAAGCTGATAGTCGTGCACAGCAGCTTGAAGTTCTGAAGCAATGGTCGGAAGTGAGAAGCATATTGTTTTTGGGTTATAAGCAGTTCTCCTCTATTGTATGTGACACCGATAACGGGAAAACTACTGTTGCATGCCAACAGATTTTACTGATCTGTCCTTCGATTCTCATTTTGGATGAAGGGCACACTCCTCGAAACCAGGACACTGATGTTTTAACCTCCCTTGAGAGGGTGCAGACTCTAAGGAAGGTCGTTCTTTCTGGAACACTGTATCAGAACCATGTAAAAGaagttttcaatattttaaaccTTGTTCGCCCAAGGTTTTTAAAAATGGAGACATCTAAAGCAGTGAAGAGGCGTATCTTGAGCAGGGCGGAAATTTCCACTCGTAGGAACTTGATGAAAAGTGGTAGAGAGAACGAGTTCTATGAATTGATAGAGCACACGCTGTTGAAAGATGAGAACTACACTAGGAAAGTCACTGTAATACAAGATCTCCGTGAAATGACGAAAAAGGTCTTGCACTATTACAAGGGCGACAATTTAGATGAACTTCCAGGACTTGTGGATTTTTCAGTGTTTCTCCAGCTCAGTCCCTGGCAACAAAAAGAAGTTAAAGAGCTAAAAAGGCTGGGAAGAAAGTTCTCAATCAATGCACAAGGCAGTGCAATATATGCGCATCCAAAGTTGAAGGCTCTCTCCCAGAATTCTGGCGTTAGAGATAGAATCGATGAGGCGAAAATTGATTCCATACTGGAGAAACTGGATGTGAGCGAAGGTGTAAAGTCTAAATTCTACCTAAATCTCCTACAGCTATGTGCATCTAACGGCGAAAAGTTACTGGTTTTCAGCCAGTATCTTCTGCCCCTTAAATTTCTCGAGAGATTGACTTCTAAAATGAAGGGTTACAGAATTGGTATAGAGATGTTCATGATCACTGGTGACTCAGATGCAGAGACTCGAGAATCTTACATGGAAAAGTTCAATACTTCAGCTGATGCGAGGGTTTTTTTTGGCTCAATTAAAGCATGTGGTGAAGGAATATCCCTTGTAGGGGCGTCACGCATTATAATATTGGATGTTCATTTAAACCCTTCTGTCACACGACAAGCAATTGGGCGAGCATTCAGGCCTGGCCAGGTGAGGAAGGTTTACACATATAGGTTGATCGCTAGAGGCTCCCCAGAGGAAGCTGATCACACCACCTGCTTCAGGAAGGAGTCCATAGCAAAGTTGTGGTTCGAATGGGATGAATTTAATGGTCACCAAAACCTTGAAATGGAAACTGTCAATGTAAATGATTGCGGAGACATGTTTCTTGAAATGGAGCGATTAAATGAAGACGTGACCGCAGTTTTCAAAAGGTAA
- the LOC140863589 gene encoding protein CHROMATIN REMODELING 35 isoform X1: protein MDAAAERYYGDASAKRFPATSPSDLFRKGRKRIKLNEGIGYNDSTFSASWRFESEQKRKESYSKVLDYSDPLCSNNLLKDLDSGKFGSVTSDIKELLARRRKLLDSYYGKDSSLPYRRSDVQDKVASRATETTVPDVIDLDDDQEDGGNATVQRFTTSVQPPHLAGPVVVIDLDDDNDVRGENFTSPYVEVNLKPSGKLLMKDFLDKNFAQHQSSGEGNVCISGKTPLLLEDKSVSISGIDDNMEMDENSEMSETNSDGLGGIWNEMTVALEYSKEPNEVPDEYEAESEIECQHTFILKDDIGDVCRICGVIKRGIETIIEYNFSKSTRSTRTYHYEGRTSRDVVDILPDGFKPSGCDFTAAEIYPHPRHKKEMKPHQVEGFNFLVSNLVVENPGGCIMAHAPGSGKTFMIISFLQSFMAKYPSARPLVILPRGILAIWKKEFLRWQVEDIPLYDFYSVKADSRAQQLEVLKQWSEVRSILFLGYKQFSSIVCDTDNGKTTVACQQILLICPSILILDEGHTPRNQDTDVLTSLERVQTLRKVVLSGTLYQNHVKEVFNILNLVRPRFLKMETSKAVKRRILSRAEISTRRNLMKSGRENEFYELIEHTLLKDENYTRKVTVIQDLREMTKKVLHYYKGDNLDELPGLVDFSVFLQLSPWQQKEVKELKRLGRKFSINAQGSAIYAHPKLKALSQNSGVRDRIDEAKIDSILEKLDVSEGVKSKFYLNLLQLCASNGEKLLVFSQYLLPLKFLERLTSKMKGYRIGIEMFMITGDSDAETRESYMEKFNTSADARVFFGSIKACGEGISLVGASRIIILDVHLNPSVTRQAIGRAFRPGQVRKVYTYRLIARGSPEEADHTTCFRKESIAKLWFEWDEFNGHQNLEMETVNVNDCGDMFLEMERLNEDVTAVFKR, encoded by the exons ATGGATGCAGCTGCTGAAAGATATTATGGGGATGCCTCTGCGAAAAGGTTTCCGGCCACTAGTCCAAGCG ATTTGTTCCGAAAAGGGCGGAAAAGGATAAAACTAAATGAGGGAATTGGGTACAATGACAGTACTTTCTCTGCTTCATGGCGATTTGAATCCGagcagaaaagaaaagaatcatATTCCAAAGTTTTAGATTACTCTGATCCACTATGTTCAAACAATTTGCTTAAAGACTTGGATTCTGGAAAATTTGGGAGTGTAACCAGTGATATTAAGGAGCTTCTTGCTCGAAGGAGGAAGTTATTGGACTCTTATTATGGAAAGGATTCTTCACTACCATACAGGCGTTCTGATGTGCAAGATAAAGTGGCATCAAGGGCAACTGAAACAACTGTGCCTGATGTCATCGACCTAGATGATGATCAAGAAGATGGAGGTAATGCTACAGTCCAAAGGTTTACTACATCTGTGCAGCCACCCCATCTGGCCGGTCCAGTTGTTGTCATTGATCTAGATGATGACAATGATGTCAGGGGTGAGAACTTTACTTCTCCATATGTGGAAGTGAACTTGAAGCCTTCTGGAAAGCTTCTTATGAAGGATTTTCTG GATAAAAACTTTGCTCAACACCAAAGTTCTGGAGAAGGAAATGTATGTATTTCTGGTAAAACCCCATTATTATTAGAAGATAAAAGTGTGTCTATTTCTGGTATTGACGACAACATGGAGATGGATGAAAATAGTGAAATGTCTGAAACCAATTCTGATGGTCTGGGTGGCATCTGGAATGAGATGACTGTTGCATTAGAGTATTCAAAG GAACCCAATGAAGTCCCCGATGAATATGAAGCTGAGAGTGAAATTGAATGCCAACATACTTTTATACTGAAAGATGATATTGGTGATGTTTGCCGCATTTGTGGGGTCATTAAGAGAGGAATTGAAACGATCATCGAGTACAACTTCTCCAAG AGCACAAGGAGCACAAGGACTTACCATTACGAAGGGCGTACATCCAGAGATGTAGTAGATATTCTTCCAGATGGATTTAAACCATCTGGTTGTGATTTCACTGCTGCCGAAATTTATCCACATCCACGACATAAGAAGGAGATGAAGCCACATCAAGTTGAGGGATTCAATTTTTTAGTAAGCAACTTGGTGGTAGAGAATCCTGGAGGTTGTATTATGGCACATGCTCCTGGTTCTGGTAAGACATTTATGATAATCAGTTTCCTTCAGAGTTTCATGGCAAAATATCCATCTGCCAGGCCTCTAGTTATTCTGCCGAGGGGAATTTTGGCCATTTGGAAGAAAGAATTTCTTAGATGGCAAGTTGAAGACATACCATTGTACGACTTCTACTCCGTCAAAGCTGATAGTCGTGCACAGCAGCTTGAAGTTCTGAAGCAATGGTCGGAAGTGAGAAGCATATTGTTTTTGGGTTATAAGCAGTTCTCCTCTATTGTATGTGACACCGATAACGGGAAAACTACTGTTGCATGCCAACAGATTTTACTGATCTGTCCTTCGATTCTCATTTTGGATGAAGGGCACACTCCTCGAAACCAGGACACTGATGTTTTAACCTCCCTTGAGAGGGTGCAGACTCTAAGGAAGGTCGTTCTTTCTGGAACACTGTATCAGAACCATGTAAAAGaagttttcaatattttaaaccTTGTTCGCCCAAGGTTTTTAAAAATGGAGACATCTAAAGCAGTGAAGAGGCGTATCTTGAGCAGGGCGGAAATTTCCACTCGTAGGAACTTGATGAAAAGTGGTAGAGAGAACGAGTTCTATGAATTGATAGAGCACACGCTGTTGAAAGATGAGAACTACACTAGGAAAGTCACTGTAATACAAGATCTCCGTGAAATGACGAAAAAGGTCTTGCACTATTACAAGGGCGACAATTTAGATGAACTTCCAGGACTTGTGGATTTTTCAGTGTTTCTCCAGCTCAGTCCCTGGCAACAAAAAGAAGTTAAAGAGCTAAAAAGGCTGGGAAGAAAGTTCTCAATCAATGCACAAGGCAGTGCAATATATGCGCATCCAAAGTTGAAGGCTCTCTCCCAGAATTCTGGCGTTAGAGATAGAATCGATGAGGCGAAAATTGATTCCATACTGGAGAAACTGGATGTGAGCGAAGGTGTAAAGTCTAAATTCTACCTAAATCTCCTACAGCTATGTGCATCTAACGGCGAAAAGTTACTGGTTTTCAGCCAGTATCTTCTGCCCCTTAAATTTCTCGAGAGATTGACTTCTAAAATGAAGGGTTACAGAATTGGTATAGAGATGTTCATGATCACTGGTGACTCAGATGCAGAGACTCGAGAATCTTACATGGAAAAGTTCAATACTTCAGCTGATGCGAGGGTTTTTTTTGGCTCAATTAAAGCATGTGGTGAAGGAATATCCCTTGTAGGGGCGTCACGCATTATAATATTGGATGTTCATTTAAACCCTTCTGTCACACGACAAGCAATTGGGCGAGCATTCAGGCCTGGCCAGGTGAGGAAGGTTTACACATATAGGTTGATCGCTAGAGGCTCCCCAGAGGAAGCTGATCACACCACCTGCTTCAGGAAGGAGTCCATAGCAAAGTTGTGGTTCGAATGGGATGAATTTAATGGTCACCAAAACCTTGAAATGGAAACTGTCAATGTAAATGATTGCGGAGACATGTTTCTTGAAATGGAGCGATTAAATGAAGACGTGACCGCAGTTTTCAAAAG GTGA